One window from the genome of Leuconostoc suionicum encodes:
- a CDS encoding uroporphyrinogen decarboxylase family protein, with amino-acid sequence MSNQQNVLLDATEKIPVSFWRHFADDETVDALENPTIATINIQGHKEYVEGLRPDFVKLMSDGYFNVPFDNVTDPKNIDDLNKIQEIQDEDPWLTEQVKLVQEQKKVIGQRRGFYNIFSPVTILKWALYDAESELPAKGDERLTELFIQYPEKIKHVLNVLAKSIIKQVKAVVVGGGADGVYYSTQELQSSKYTKELFDGIQKNVDLSVIDAIKSVSDISILHICGFSGTSNHLEWFTDYDLPIVNWAVTVEGVSLQQGQQIFKDKVVLGGFGNTTDDVLYNGSKDEIEAAVQGLLSNVDKKRVIIGADCTVPRDIPVDHLRWAIAAVHESVV; translated from the coding sequence ATGAGTAATCAACAAAATGTATTATTAGATGCAACAGAAAAAATACCGGTTAGTTTTTGGCGCCATTTCGCTGATGATGAAACTGTCGATGCACTAGAGAATCCAACAATTGCTACGATTAATATTCAAGGACATAAGGAATATGTTGAAGGCTTACGTCCAGATTTTGTGAAGTTAATGAGTGACGGTTATTTTAATGTTCCATTTGACAATGTCACTGATCCTAAAAATATTGATGATTTAAATAAAATTCAAGAGATACAAGATGAGGATCCTTGGCTTACTGAACAGGTCAAATTAGTGCAAGAGCAGAAAAAAGTTATTGGTCAGCGTAGAGGATTTTATAATATTTTTTCACCGGTTACGATTTTAAAGTGGGCGCTCTATGATGCAGAAAGTGAGCTGCCTGCCAAGGGAGATGAACGCTTAACCGAATTGTTTATTCAATACCCAGAGAAAATTAAGCATGTTCTAAACGTTCTAGCTAAGAGCATTATCAAGCAAGTGAAGGCGGTTGTAGTAGGCGGTGGTGCTGACGGAGTCTATTACAGTACACAAGAATTACAGAGTTCAAAATATACTAAAGAATTGTTTGATGGCATACAAAAGAATGTTGATTTAAGTGTTATAGATGCAATTAAGTCTGTTAGTGATATTAGCATTCTTCATATCTGTGGTTTCAGCGGTACAAGTAACCATCTAGAGTGGTTTACAGACTATGATTTGCCAATTGTCAATTGGGCAGTGACAGTGGAAGGTGTGTCACTCCAACAGGGGCAACAAATATTTAAAGACAAAGTTGTATTGGGCGGATTTGGTAATACAACAGATGATGTATTATACAACGGGTCTAAAGACGAAATAGAAGCGGCTGTACAAGGATTATTGTCCAATGTTGATAAAAAGCGTGTTATTATCGGTGCGGATTGCACTGTTCCCCGCGATATTCCTGTTGATCATTTGAGGTGGGCGATTGCCGCCGTACATGAAAGCGTTGTGTAA
- a CDS encoding fluoride efflux transporter FluC produces MQNQKNFLTELLVTGLGGAIGGTTRYLLGLVPIIGPMPVMTMMINWLGTLLLAMLGAYLASHRSRLERWQSFLGTGVLGGFTTFSTMIWQIHQQLFISVANALVYMILTLGGSLIMLKLGNYFGNKIGEAHV; encoded by the coding sequence ATGCAAAATCAGAAGAATTTTTTAACTGAACTATTAGTTACCGGACTTGGTGGTGCCATTGGTGGAACTACGCGGTATCTTTTGGGATTAGTTCCAATAATTGGACCAATGCCGGTAATGACAATGATGATTAATTGGCTAGGTACTTTGCTATTAGCAATGTTGGGCGCCTATCTAGCGAGTCATCGCAGTCGATTAGAGCGGTGGCAGTCCTTCCTTGGTACTGGTGTTTTAGGTGGGTTCACGACATTTAGCACCATGATTTGGCAAATACATCAACAGTTATTCATTAGTGTAGCTAATGCTTTAGTTTATATGATATTAACTCTTGGTGGTAGCCTTATAATGTTAAAATTGGGCAACTACTTTGGCAACAAGATTGGTGAGGCACATGTATGA
- a CDS encoding uroporphyrinogen decarboxylase family protein, whose amino-acid sequence MAKENQDNFSKRFNHIPVSFWYHFSAASGVDLDAFKNPEIIEGNILGTKKLVETTSPDFVKLMSDGLFHYEFNYQDADDKSVVYANLSPIANNHPWLIKTADLVRRQKQVIGERASFYNVFSPTTLLKWALVRNPDGHYDKSKADEKLADIILTNSENVRQALEVITLDVIKQVKAAVNAGADGIYYSTQVIQDTRLGHADFAEFVAATDKQVLKAANQLSDTNILHICGNGGARNEISWFEDYPASIVNWSVDTEDISLHEGKEIFPGKIVLGGFGNTAKDVLYRGTQSEIQQFAKHLVQEAGAENLIIGANCTVPRDIDLQHLQWAIEAVQKESEGLKSYE is encoded by the coding sequence ATGGCTAAGGAAAATCAAGACAACTTCAGTAAGAGATTTAATCATATTCCAGTAAGCTTTTGGTATCATTTCTCAGCAGCATCCGGTGTTGATTTAGATGCCTTTAAAAATCCTGAGATTATTGAAGGTAATATTTTAGGTACTAAGAAGTTGGTTGAGACAACCTCACCGGATTTTGTGAAATTAATGAGTGACGGCCTGTTTCATTACGAATTTAATTACCAAGATGCTGATGATAAAAGTGTAGTTTACGCTAATTTATCACCAATAGCGAATAATCATCCATGGTTAATAAAAACAGCAGATTTAGTTAGACGGCAAAAGCAGGTTATCGGTGAACGAGCTTCATTTTATAATGTTTTTTCACCAACGACGTTACTTAAATGGGCATTAGTTAGGAATCCAGATGGGCACTACGATAAAAGTAAAGCCGATGAAAAGCTTGCTGATATTATTTTGACAAATAGCGAAAATGTTCGTCAGGCATTAGAGGTGATTACACTAGATGTAATCAAGCAGGTTAAGGCTGCAGTCAATGCTGGCGCCGATGGCATCTATTATAGTACGCAAGTTATTCAGGATACCCGGCTAGGACATGCGGATTTTGCTGAATTTGTCGCTGCGACTGATAAACAAGTTCTAAAGGCAGCAAATCAATTGTCAGATACAAATATCTTACATATTTGTGGTAATGGCGGCGCCAGAAATGAAATCTCATGGTTTGAAGATTATCCGGCATCAATTGTTAATTGGTCAGTTGATACGGAAGATATATCTTTACATGAGGGCAAAGAGATTTTCCCAGGGAAAATTGTTCTTGGTGGGTTTGGTAACACTGCGAAAGATGTTTTGTATCGAGGAACACAGTCTGAAATACAACAATTTGCTAAACATTTAGTTCAGGAAGCGGGAGCCGAGAATTTAATTATTGGTGCTAATTGTACGGTTCCCCGGGATATTGATCTTCAACATTTACAGTGGGCGATAGAAGCAGTTCAAAAAGAAAGTGAAGGTTTGAAAAGTTATGAGTAA
- the solA gene encoding N-methyl-L-tryptophan oxidase: MAEIYDLIVIGTGSVGSSTGYYAAKRGLRVLEIDSATPPHTNGSHHGETRMIRHAYGEGSSYVPLVLRAQELWNELKKDTQVDIFHQTGVLNIAPKQSSFLNNIITSAEKYELPIEVYDAFQARKKWPQFTIPDQFKAVLEKNSGYLKSELAIDTYVKEAKRLGAHEQFNTQVISVDNDENGSVHVTTNEGIFIGKSAVITVGTWVKDLIPNLPIQPVRKVVSWFEAPKQLAEETGFPAFTIQLGDGTQYYGFPANKGLIKIGRHQGGQYITKREERLDFNALKEDKTEISSLLNSVLKTVGNLDHGVACSYDLSPDEHFIIDDLPGKKNIQFVSGLSGHGFKFASVLGEILVAKALNETLDFDLSPFLLSRFNS; the protein is encoded by the coding sequence ATGGCTGAAATTTATGATTTAATTGTTATAGGAACTGGTTCTGTTGGCTCTAGCACTGGCTATTATGCCGCTAAGAGAGGGTTACGTGTTTTGGAAATTGATTCCGCCACACCGCCACATACTAATGGATCACATCATGGCGAAACTAGGATGATTCGTCATGCTTATGGTGAAGGTTCATCTTACGTACCTCTTGTATTGCGTGCGCAAGAACTATGGAACGAATTAAAAAAAGACACACAAGTTGATATATTTCATCAAACAGGGGTGCTGAATATAGCACCTAAGCAATCGAGTTTTTTAAATAATATCATAACTTCTGCTGAAAAATATGAGTTACCGATCGAAGTCTATGATGCTTTTCAAGCCAGAAAAAAGTGGCCACAATTTACAATACCTGATCAATTCAAGGCGGTTTTAGAAAAAAACTCTGGTTATTTGAAATCAGAACTAGCTATTGATACGTATGTTAAAGAAGCTAAACGGTTGGGCGCTCATGAACAATTTAACACGCAGGTCATTTCGGTTGATAATGATGAGAATGGATCTGTTCATGTGACTACAAATGAAGGCATATTTATAGGGAAATCTGCTGTTATAACTGTTGGTACTTGGGTGAAAGATCTGATACCCAACCTGCCCATCCAACCAGTTAGAAAAGTTGTTTCTTGGTTTGAAGCACCAAAACAACTGGCAGAAGAGACGGGGTTTCCAGCATTTACGATTCAGCTCGGTGACGGTACACAATATTACGGTTTTCCAGCCAATAAAGGGCTCATTAAAATAGGTCGACACCAGGGAGGGCAATATATCACGAAGCGAGAAGAACGACTTGATTTTAATGCACTTAAAGAGGATAAAACAGAAATATCATCTTTGTTAAACAGTGTCTTGAAAACTGTGGGTAACTTGGATCATGGTGTGGCCTGCAGCTATGATTTGTCTCCGGACGAGCATTTTATTATTGACGATTTACCAGGAAAGAAAAACATTCAGTTTGTCTCAGGATTAAGTGGCCATGGTTTTAAATTTGCTAGTGTGTTAGGCGAAATATTGGTTGCCAAAGCGTTAAATGAAACATTGGATTTTGACCTTTCACCATTTTTGTTATCACGGTTTAATTCATAA
- a CDS encoding fluoride efflux transporter FluC: protein MTILGVAIGSALGTMLRYIVLNTWPAKSKYFTAVFIVNMVGSFALGYLMATGATYAMYSFWTTGVIAGLTTFSTMMTQSGQYTRGQQAWYLALQIIFGMIFFSAGTALITIL from the coding sequence ATGACAATACTAGGAGTAGCCATTGGTTCGGCATTAGGTACAATGCTGCGGTATATTGTTTTGAATACGTGGCCAGCTAAGTCGAAATACTTTACTGCCGTATTCATTGTTAATATGGTTGGCAGTTTCGCGCTAGGTTATCTTATGGCTACAGGCGCAACCTACGCGATGTATAGCTTTTGGACTACTGGTGTAATTGCGGGGCTAACGACTTTTAGTACGATGATGACGCAAAGCGGTCAATACACTCGCGGACAGCAAGCTTGGTACTTAGCTTTGCAAATTATTTTTGGTATGATTTTCTTTAGTGCAGGAACTGCGCTAATCACGATATTATGA
- a CDS encoding ROK family protein: protein MKKSDHLTIRDHNQRLVLQALFNADETSRAQLAIDLNLNKSTISSIYRDLDEKGFIESLGDGETSETGGRKAKLIRFNRRYGYVISFDMGRHHLRTALVQVGGAVIMKQNTAVDGMSVLQVTELMISQIKKYKNKKNGTLNGLMGISVGIHGVVENNKVQYSPFFDYSQLDMAVELENASGVRVVLENEANFAATYIRDYHDYRKSDHYNNMVVLNIHYGIGAGIIINGELYRGIQGRTGEIGRSVIETTTGETVRIEDLYSEDAMLRRTAERTGLIVQDRDRFIQLRKEQPETVSLLLDEWVHGISRVAFNLVQTLAPEALFIHSRFIAEMPDLLERVIVAYQMLNPINQSEILFANHSVYDATLLGGASSIAREVLDLDGLSLSFRL from the coding sequence ATGAAAAAGTCAGATCATCTAACTATTCGTGATCATAATCAGCGCTTAGTTTTACAAGCGCTTTTTAATGCCGACGAAACATCCCGGGCACAATTAGCTATTGATTTAAACTTAAATAAATCGACAATCAGCTCTATTTACCGCGACTTGGATGAGAAAGGCTTTATTGAAAGCCTTGGTGATGGTGAAACTTCCGAGACGGGAGGCCGTAAAGCAAAGCTGATTCGGTTTAATCGACGTTATGGGTACGTCATTTCTTTTGATATGGGGAGACATCATTTACGAACAGCACTGGTTCAGGTTGGTGGAGCAGTGATTATGAAACAAAATACTGCCGTGGACGGCATGAGCGTATTACAAGTAACTGAGCTAATGATATCTCAGATTAAAAAGTATAAGAATAAAAAAAATGGCACCTTGAACGGGCTGATGGGAATATCGGTTGGTATCCATGGTGTCGTTGAAAATAACAAGGTACAATATTCCCCTTTTTTCGATTACTCACAACTAGACATGGCAGTAGAACTTGAAAACGCCAGTGGCGTACGTGTGGTTTTGGAAAACGAAGCCAATTTTGCGGCCACTTATATACGTGATTATCATGATTATCGCAAGTCTGATCATTACAATAATATGGTTGTTTTAAACATTCACTATGGGATTGGCGCTGGAATTATAATTAATGGTGAGTTGTATCGGGGAATACAAGGGCGAACCGGTGAGATAGGCCGCAGTGTGATTGAAACAACTACAGGTGAGACAGTTAGAATTGAAGATTTATATTCCGAAGATGCTATGTTACGAAGAACTGCTGAACGAACTGGTTTGATCGTTCAAGATAGGGATCGATTCATTCAACTGAGGAAAGAACAACCAGAGACGGTTAGTTTGTTGCTTGATGAGTGGGTTCATGGTATTTCACGGGTGGCATTTAATTTAGTGCAAACACTGGCGCCGGAAGCTTTATTCATTCATTCACGTTTTATTGCTGAAATGCCTGATTTATTAGAGCGCGTGATTGTGGCTTATCAAATGTTAAATCCAATCAATCAATCCGAAATATTATTTGCAAATCACTCAGTATACGATGCAACATTATTAGGTGGAGCATCAAGCATTGCCAGAGAAGTATTAGATTTAGACGGTTTGTCGCTTAGTTTTAGACTATAA
- the xylA gene encoding xylose isomerase produces MAELFDFPQVTFVGTQSLQAGDGFHYYNPDEIVKGKKMSDWLKFSVTYWHTMDQRLVDPFGEGTAVRPWDNQGKPDSMEQALAKVDYLFEFLEKTDVNYFAFHDRDLAPEGNTLAETNKNLDQVIDKIEQKMHETGKKLLWNTSSLFTNKRFLAGGATTPFAEVFAYAAGQIKHSLDIAKRLGSESYVFWGGREGYDFLLNTDTKRELDHIAAFFKLAKDYANEIGYQGQFLIEPKPKEPTQHQYDFDVQTTIAFLKTYGLEETFKLNLEGNHAYLAGHTYEHEVRFAREAGLLGSLDANMGDKLTGWDIDEFPNDVYEATLVMYEFLKNGGLPTGGLNFDSKARRQSFQADDLFYAHIAGMDTYAAGLKVAAKLIDDQVIENVLKERYASFDSGIGADFEAGKVSLKELATYIENKTDEEINATLKSGRQERIKQTLNNYIFSVLGS; encoded by the coding sequence ATGGCAGAACTTTTTGATTTTCCCCAAGTAACATTTGTAGGAACACAATCATTACAAGCGGGTGATGGATTTCATTATTATAATCCAGATGAAATAGTTAAAGGTAAGAAAATGAGTGACTGGCTAAAGTTTTCAGTGACTTATTGGCATACAATGGACCAACGCTTAGTAGACCCATTTGGTGAAGGAACAGCTGTCCGGCCGTGGGACAATCAAGGTAAACCAGATTCAATGGAGCAAGCATTAGCGAAGGTTGATTATTTGTTTGAGTTTTTGGAAAAAACTGACGTGAACTACTTTGCCTTCCATGATCGTGATCTTGCACCTGAAGGGAATACACTTGCCGAAACAAATAAAAATTTAGATCAAGTTATTGACAAAATTGAACAAAAAATGCATGAAACAGGTAAAAAACTTTTATGGAATACTTCATCACTATTTACGAATAAACGTTTTTTGGCTGGTGGCGCAACTACACCATTTGCTGAGGTATTTGCTTATGCAGCTGGACAAATTAAGCATTCATTAGATATTGCCAAGCGCTTAGGATCAGAATCATATGTTTTCTGGGGCGGACGAGAAGGCTACGACTTTCTATTGAACACTGACACCAAACGTGAATTAGACCATATTGCAGCATTCTTTAAGCTAGCTAAGGATTATGCAAATGAAATTGGTTATCAGGGGCAGTTCTTGATTGAACCTAAGCCCAAAGAACCAACACAGCATCAATATGATTTTGATGTGCAAACAACAATTGCTTTCTTGAAAACTTATGGATTAGAAGAAACATTCAAGTTGAACTTGGAAGGCAATCACGCGTACTTAGCTGGTCACACGTATGAGCATGAAGTAAGATTTGCGCGAGAGGCTGGTTTGTTAGGATCATTAGATGCCAACATGGGTGATAAGCTCACTGGGTGGGACATTGATGAATTTCCAAATGATGTTTATGAGGCGACCTTAGTAATGTATGAATTCTTGAAAAACGGGGGTCTACCAACTGGTGGTTTGAATTTTGATTCGAAAGCACGCCGTCAAAGTTTCCAAGCTGACGATTTATTCTACGCGCATATTGCCGGTATGGATACTTACGCCGCTGGCTTGAAGGTTGCTGCTAAGTTAATTGATGATCAAGTGATTGAAAATGTTCTGAAAGAGCGGTATGCTTCATTTGATTCGGGTATTGGCGCTGATTTTGAAGCTGGGAAAGTTAGCTTAAAAGAATTGGCCACCTATATTGAAAATAAGACAGATGAAGAAATCAACGCAACTCTCAAGTCTGGTCGCCAAGAACGTATCAAACAAACATTGAATAATTACATCTTTTCTGTACTTGGATCTTAA
- a CDS encoding DegV family protein, producing the protein MSKIAVIIDSSSAMPVAIRNRYHIFQVNDPIIFGDEVYKETVDIHSLGELVKMMQEKKQLASTSQPAPGDWEEALNLAKASGYNQAILITLSSGISGTYQTANAIAQSYDGMDEVRAWDSKIAVMGAGVQAILAAAMAEKNRSLDEISTALEQLRSTIDVRFVVNDISHLQRTGRLSRGQALIGGLLNIKPILSIDVQDEGKIGAVGKARKMSGALKEIKEPLRQSLAEADYPVRAYVIDGNNTKLGDKWLKDLQSEYPTVKFERGVIGAFIGVHTGDGAMGVIWARDWEDLI; encoded by the coding sequence ATGAGTAAAATAGCAGTTATTATTGATTCATCTTCGGCAATGCCAGTAGCTATTCGCAACCGATATCATATTTTTCAAGTGAATGACCCCATTATTTTTGGGGATGAAGTCTACAAGGAAACTGTGGATATTCATAGTTTGGGTGAGCTTGTTAAAATGATGCAAGAAAAAAAGCAATTGGCTTCCACTTCTCAACCGGCTCCTGGCGATTGGGAAGAGGCATTGAATTTAGCTAAGGCTTCTGGTTACAATCAGGCTATTTTGATTACGCTTTCGTCTGGTATTTCAGGCACCTATCAAACAGCTAATGCAATTGCGCAATCATATGACGGTATGGATGAAGTTCGCGCGTGGGATTCAAAAATAGCAGTAATGGGTGCCGGTGTGCAAGCTATATTAGCAGCTGCCATGGCGGAGAAAAACCGTTCACTTGATGAAATTAGTACAGCATTAGAACAACTACGATCAACCATTGATGTTCGCTTCGTTGTAAATGATATTTCACATTTACAACGCACGGGTCGCTTATCACGTGGCCAAGCTTTAATTGGTGGTTTGTTGAATATCAAACCAATTTTATCTATTGATGTTCAAGACGAAGGAAAAATCGGGGCCGTTGGCAAGGCGCGCAAGATGAGTGGGGCTTTAAAAGAAATAAAAGAACCATTACGTCAGTCATTAGCTGAAGCTGATTATCCTGTTCGGGCCTATGTAATTGATGGTAATAACACGAAGTTAGGCGATAAATGGTTGAAAGATTTACAGTCTGAATATCCTACCGTTAAATTTGAACGTGGTGTGATTGGTGCATTTATTGGCGTACATACAGGCGATGGCGCTATGGGTGTAATCTGGGCACGTGATTGGGAAGATTTAATTTAA
- the xylB gene encoding xylulokinase produces the protein MTKVVLGIDLGTSAVKVSAVDRRGNIVAQQSFDYPVTQPQVGWSEQNPEDWVNGTTVAIVNLILKDHIAPTDIEGISYSGQMHGLVLLDENHQVLRPAILWNDTRTSALVEEIKNKLGKKFLDITRNYPLEGFTLPKILWVKEKEPEIFKQADLFLLPKDYLRYRMTGKLAMDYSDAAGTVVLNVTKKCWSTDIAEAFDLPSSFFPELITSTDFAGYISESYATFSGLTTQTKVYGGAADNAAGAIGAGLLKSNMVMSSIGTSGVVAKFENNADIDYHGQIHFFNHAIPNKYYSMGVTLAAGDANSWFKRVFGETQSFSAWLREAEQSSVGANGLLFTPYISGERTPYPDADIRGSFLGLDRKHQRGDFIRAVLEGIIFSFKDIMTIYDQQGVGFDTIIAIGGGAKSPLWLQIQADIFGKRVTTLENEQGPGLGAAIIAATGLGWFDSVQEAAQSFLSFGTVYEPKAENVLKYQQMYSIYQMAYHSTAEVSHKLVAYQRKISS, from the coding sequence ATGACAAAGGTAGTGCTTGGTATTGATCTTGGTACCTCAGCAGTAAAAGTATCAGCGGTTGATCGTCGAGGAAACATTGTTGCACAACAAAGCTTTGATTATCCTGTTACACAACCACAAGTTGGTTGGTCAGAACAAAATCCTGAAGATTGGGTTAATGGAACAACAGTTGCAATTGTTAATCTGATTTTAAAAGATCATATTGCGCCAACAGATATTGAAGGGATTTCTTATTCTGGGCAAATGCATGGGCTTGTTTTGCTAGATGAAAATCATCAGGTTCTGCGACCAGCAATTTTATGGAATGATACACGTACCAGCGCACTAGTAGAGGAAATTAAGAATAAACTAGGTAAAAAGTTTCTTGATATTACCAGAAATTATCCTCTAGAAGGTTTTACTTTACCGAAAATTTTATGGGTTAAGGAGAAGGAGCCGGAGATTTTTAAGCAAGCAGATCTTTTCCTACTACCTAAGGATTATTTACGATATCGTATGACTGGTAAATTAGCCATGGATTACTCTGATGCAGCTGGAACGGTTGTCTTAAATGTTACTAAAAAATGCTGGTCAACAGACATTGCAGAAGCGTTTGACTTACCATCATCTTTTTTCCCTGAACTCATTACGTCAACTGATTTTGCTGGTTATATTTCAGAGTCTTACGCGACATTTTCTGGATTGACAACACAAACTAAAGTATATGGTGGGGCAGCTGATAATGCCGCTGGGGCAATTGGGGCAGGTTTGCTCAAATCAAACATGGTCATGTCTTCCATTGGAACTTCAGGTGTGGTTGCAAAGTTTGAAAATAATGCTGATATAGACTATCATGGGCAAATTCATTTCTTCAATCATGCTATCCCTAACAAGTATTATTCCATGGGCGTGACGTTAGCAGCTGGTGACGCCAATTCTTGGTTTAAGCGTGTTTTTGGTGAAACACAAAGCTTTTCAGCATGGTTACGTGAAGCTGAACAATCAAGTGTAGGTGCCAATGGCTTATTGTTTACACCTTATATATCAGGGGAGCGAACGCCATATCCTGATGCAGATATCCGTGGGAGCTTCTTAGGACTTGATCGTAAACATCAACGAGGCGACTTTATCCGTGCGGTTTTGGAAGGCATAATCTTTAGTTTCAAGGATATTATGACAATTTATGATCAGCAAGGGGTCGGTTTTGATACGATTATTGCCATTGGTGGCGGTGCAAAGTCCCCACTATGGTTACAAATACAAGCTGACATATTTGGAAAGCGGGTTACAACGTTAGAAAATGAGCAGGGACCGGGATTAGGCGCCGCGATAATTGCAGCTACAGGATTGGGATGGTTTGACAGTGTGCAAGAAGCTGCACAATCCTTTCTATCATTTGGAACGGTTTACGAACCGAAGGCAGAAAATGTTTTGAAGTATCAGCAAATGTACAGCATTTATCAAATGGCATATCATTCAACTGCAGAAGTATCACACAAGTTGGTTGCGTATCAGCGTAAAATCAGTTCTTAA
- the trhA gene encoding PAQR family membrane homeostasis protein TrhA has protein sequence MQRSRRFQIVYEVLNAVTHGFGFILAVIAGVMLMIHVLSKPVTALTLTAVIIYISTVGFFLLASTLFHSLVFTRAAKIFQFFDHAGIYLVILGSYTPYTWLLIKGWVGWTIWGAILAMTIAGFVYDLFFVGRWPWVSVTIYLVMGWLIILAMPILWGVLSHTAFWLLVAGGLTYSAGTIFYLIPKIPMGHVYWHLFVLGGAGLMFASIYISL, from the coding sequence ATGCAACGATCAAGACGTTTTCAAATTGTTTATGAAGTGCTCAACGCGGTCACGCACGGATTTGGGTTCATTTTAGCTGTGATTGCCGGTGTAATGTTGATGATTCATGTGTTGAGCAAACCAGTTACCGCATTGACCTTAACTGCGGTTATCATCTATATTAGTACGGTTGGTTTTTTTCTACTTGCCTCAACGCTATTTCATTCGCTCGTGTTTACCCGGGCGGCAAAAATCTTTCAATTTTTTGACCATGCAGGTATATATCTCGTCATCTTAGGTAGTTACACGCCTTACACATGGTTATTGATCAAGGGCTGGGTTGGTTGGACTATTTGGGGTGCTATTTTAGCAATGACGATTGCCGGATTTGTTTATGATTTATTTTTTGTTGGACGATGGCCTTGGGTATCGGTGACGATTTATCTGGTCATGGGTTGGTTGATTATTCTAGCAATGCCTATTCTCTGGGGCGTTTTGTCACATACCGCCTTCTGGTTACTTGTTGCTGGAGGCTTGACCTATTCGGCGGGAACTATTTTTTATCTTATTCCTAAAATTCCAATGGGTCATGTTTATTGGCATCTCTTCGTCTTAGGTGGCGCTGGATTAATGTTTGCTAGTATCTACATTTCTTTGTAA
- a CDS encoding undecaprenyl-diphosphate phosphatase, giving the protein MFDLIKAIIIGIIEGLTEFLPVSSTGHIILAESLMRIPGGTVWTKAFSSVFDYSIQLGAIFAVIQLYFNKLNPFSSKKTDHEKFQTWRLWIRVIVGVIPAMIFGFALNDFMDAHLMNFWVVSATLIIYGIAFIVIENRQKSIVPVITNVNQITFKLALYIGLFQVLSIVPGTSRSGATILGAIILGASRFVAAEFSFFLSIPVMFGVTFLKMGSFFLKGGSFTGMQSLVMLIGFIVSWIVAWFAIKFMMDYIKNNDFKAFGYYRIIVGAIFLILGLVGIVK; this is encoded by the coding sequence ATGTTTGATCTTATCAAAGCAATAATTATTGGTATCATTGAAGGACTGACAGAATTTCTACCAGTTTCTTCAACGGGACATATCATTCTAGCAGAATCCCTAATGAGAATCCCAGGGGGCACTGTTTGGACCAAAGCTTTCAGTTCGGTATTTGATTACTCAATTCAATTGGGCGCTATTTTTGCTGTTATTCAATTGTATTTTAACAAGTTAAATCCGTTTTCATCTAAAAAAACAGATCACGAAAAGTTCCAAACTTGGCGCTTGTGGATTCGCGTTATCGTTGGTGTAATACCAGCCATGATTTTTGGATTTGCATTAAATGATTTTATGGATGCACATCTAATGAACTTTTGGGTAGTGTCAGCAACGCTGATTATCTATGGTATTGCGTTTATCGTAATTGAAAATCGTCAAAAAAGTATTGTGCCAGTTATCACTAATGTAAACCAAATCACATTTAAGTTGGCATTATACATTGGTTTGTTCCAAGTTTTATCAATAGTTCCTGGTACATCACGTTCTGGAGCAACTATTTTAGGAGCAATTATCTTGGGCGCTTCACGTTTTGTGGCTGCTGAGTTTTCTTTCTTCCTTTCAATACCGGTTATGTTTGGCGTTACATTTCTTAAAATGGGTTCATTCTTCCTCAAGGGTGGTTCATTTACAGGCATGCAAAGTTTGGTAATGCTAATTGGTTTCATTGTTTCATGGATTGTTGCTTGGTTTGCAATTAAATTTATGATGGATTATATCAAGAATAATGATTTCAAGGCATTTGGTTACTATAGAATCATTGTAGGTGCTATCTTCTTGATTCTAGGTCTTGTAGGCATCGTAAAATAA